Sequence from the Sciurus carolinensis chromosome 1, mSciCar1.2, whole genome shotgun sequence genome:
taaggggtggggagatagggaagaataaagttactttttaGTAGGTAGagtggaatgaagggaggggatggggcatggaggaagaaatgatagtagagtgaaacagacatcattacctcatgtacatgtatgactgcatgaccgatgtgatcctgcaatatgtataatcagaaaaatgagagactgtACTCCActacatatgatctatcaaaatgtattaatgcattctaccgtcatgtacaactaattagaacaaataaaataaaataattaaaaatttttaaataaaaaagaaaactgcatatAATTTGCTACATTGTTACATCTTATACAACGtaagtttaaaaaattccaaCATTTTGGCTTTATACCATCTGAATATGtccataatttcaaaaaattcatattgagaaatgaattaaaatctgGGTTTCAAAAATTGGGTATATATCATCAAAACCCCATAATATCCATTGGTTCTAAGTCAAGTATGTATAATGTATCACAGACATTACATAAAAGCAGGATGCATATGGGACAATGTTGCCAGCAAGAGGCCACTGTAAGTACAAGCTTGCATCCATATCACATTGCATCCAAGTCCCAAAGGCAAGACAGTACCTGGTTAGTTAGTAGagtcatgatttaaaaaaaaaaaataagtctacAGAAGAGAAACCTGAATTATGGAACTTAGAAATAGGAGTAGGATGTAATGGAAATAACAGAGGGTTGAAAACTAGAAGGCATTCACaaaaatactttgagaaaatCTTTTAGCATCCttgagccttagtttcttcatctgtaccaTGGAGATAATTTCTACTTTACAGACAAAATGAGGACCAAATTAAGAAGTACATGGAAGAGTTTTGCAAAGTTCAAAATACAATATGTCATTAGTTAATTTTCCTCAATATATTCCTTGGAAAACACCTGTcctgtcttctttgttttttccaattTGGAGCTTTATCTAAAGTGTTTAAGAGACTAGTCCCTGATCTCAGCTATAAAGGAAATAAGCAGATATAACAACCCTCCACTCACTCAGTGTTTAGAGGAACAGGCAGGCCCAAAAGGATGCACAAGAAATGATTCCTTTATGCCTTAGACTATAGATTTCAGCATGAAAGTTATGACTCCCTCTTATGAAGGTCCCGTGTTTTTTGATCTCAAGCAAGTTTGGATGGATTGTAGGAAACCAGCAAGCCTGTATAACAGTGTAGCCCAGGACAGGGTTTCATGCTTTCTTGCCTGAACTCGGAAAAGCAGTGATAGATCTCTCAAACACAGCTACTCCCTCTGATGACAGCGGTAGCTATATGATGTCTTCCCGTCCCCACACCACCATCCAGTAGGGACAATACATGTTTACGTCTACCCATCAATCACCAAAGGACTTCACAACACTGAGACAATAATCAGGGACTTATGAATCATCAAGTAGCATTCTCTTTTCTTGTCATCAGAAGGGATCTGACTGTCTGTGAATGATAAGAGGCTTCTTTTACAGGCTAACCCATGCCTGAGTCTTAAAGCTCAGATAAGTCAGTGTTGCCAATGCTAATTGGGGGTATCCAGTGCCCACAAGGACAGGCATCCTTGATAAGTTAGGTCAAGTCACTGGCAAATGTTGCCTTGAAACAACTTGTGTAAGAGAAGTAAGTCAAAGAATTCAGGAGGCTTAAAAATTGCAGTCTAATTCCgtgttttggctattgtgaatagtgctgcactAAACAAGGGAGTGTTCGTATCTCTTTGGAATATTGattccatttcctttggattcATACTCAGAGGTGAAATAGATAGATCAGATGttcattataattttagtttcttgagaAACCTAACCTCCACACTGTTATTCATAgtgactatactaatttacatttacaCCAACATGTATAAGAGTTCccctttttccacatcctctctagaatttattttgggcttttttttttttttgtaaaatagtcattctgactaaagtgagatgatatctcattatgactttgatttgcatttccctgatgactggtgatgttgaacttcttttcatatgcctgtttgccatttgtatatcttatgctgagaaatgtctattcagatcatttgcccattttttaaatcagattaaaaaaGAACTTTGGAGTTCCTTACATATCTTGCCTATCAATCCCTTGTCAGatagtttgcaaacattttctcctagtCTACAGGTTATCTCTTaactctgttgattatttcctttgctgtgcaaaatcTTCTTACTTTGATAAAGTtctatttgcctattttttattttgttgcctgTGTTTGTAGGGTCTTATCCCCCCCAAAAGCATCTTAGCCTATACCaatgtcttgaagtgtttcccctacattttcttttagtagttgcATAGTCTACGTTTAggtgtttgatccattttgaattgacttttgtatatgAATTTTTCCTCTGCATAGATATagccagttttcccaacaccatttattgaagagattgtcCTTTTTCCAATCAACCCATCCGCTGATGGTTTCTGATCTCCAtctgcagatgaatggataaggaaaatgtgatatatacacaattaggcattattcagtcataaaatgaaaatgaaatcctatcacttgcagcaacatggatggtattggggacattatgttaagtgaaacaagccagacacagGAAGGCGAGGACTGCATGTTTTCAGTCAAATGTGGAagtttaaaaagttgatctcacagaagaAAAGAGTAGAATCATGACTATTGGAGGCTACAGAGGGTTGATGGAATAGAGAGAGGTTGGATACTGGGTCCCAAAACAGATAGGACAGAAACGTTTTAGTGTCGTACAGCAGAAGAGGGTAACTATAGTTCATGACGACTTCTTACATATTTTGTAAAGAACTAGAATGATGTTTGTGAGCTTTCAACACAAAGGTTGGTAAATGTTTAAGGAGACAGAAATGCTAACTGCCCTTATTTGATCAGGACATGTATACATGTACCTAATTACCACACTGTGCCCTGTAAATGTGCATAATTATTATGTgctaattaaaagtaatttttaaaaatgacagtgcAGCAGCTGTGACACAGCATCATCTACAAAGGCTGGCCATCCCAGCTGGCCTTCTCCAAATACTCTCTCTTGTTCTCATCTCAGCCAGATTACACCTACTGTCCTTGACCTTAAGCCACACATGAATTccatgttttgtatattttttctagcAAAGAAATAGggaagcaataaaaaagaaaggtctggggaaaacatatatgtacatgtttgtGGGTGcgtgtgtatatctatatatagatatacacacatacaagcGCAGAAGTCTTTattcaaataaagttttaaatggaACAGCAATAAATAAGATAGATAAAAGCAGAACTGCTTAGGGAACACAGGGGTGGGGCTCAGAGACTGCTTACCCTTCTTCATTTTTTGGTGCCTTCTTAGGTGCCTTTGCCCAACTCTAAGGATAGAAACCCTCAGATACAGGTGGTAAGACGTCTGGGTTCTTTAGCTAGGGTTTGGGGTTTACTGCCAGTTATGAGACCAAGGATATGGTTCATCCAGTTCTACAGCCCTTACTGACTCAGAAGGAGCTCCCAAGTGTCATGTTTCATTTTCATGTCTCAATGGAAATAGGAAGCCAGTTCTACCCAGCATCTTCCCTTCCCTATTTGAAAGGCTGGGAGTTGTGGCTTCCTGTAAAAGGAATAATGGGGAAATATTTCCCCAGATGACAGTGGTTTGCTCACCACAAAACCCCTGAGGCTTCATGACCTGATTCCAGGCTATGACCTTGTAGGAAGTGCACCATGGGGCTCAGGGCTAGTAGGGGCATTAAAGAATGTGATACGCTATTGTTATGgtgtggatatgaggtgtccccccaaagctcctattaattcaggaatattcagaggtgaaatgattgaactatgagagctgtgaccttaTTGTCTATTCTGGTTTaaatgactgggtggtaactgtgggctgGTGGAGCATGACTGGAGGAGAAAGGTCACTGGAGATGTACCCTGAAAGGCTCGTTcttcctgcagccccttcctcttctctctctctctttctctctctctctctcccttctctctctctctctctctctctccttccttgctgCTTTGAGGGGAGCAGCTACCTCTGCTGCAACCTTACCCCTTACAAACTTGAACCCAAAACAATGGAGTTGCCCATTTAtagactgatacctctgaaactgtgaaaccCAAACAAATGTTTCTTCCTCTGAGGttttctggtcaggtattttactcacagaaatgcaaaagctgactaaaaataacaaaacaactaTACACTTTCCCTGCCAAATGTCTCAAAAGGTGATCCTAGCAGCAGTTGTGGTATATACAAAATGACTTCCTTATGTGTCCCTGGGCAAGAAAAGAAGTCACTGAGCTGGGTTGGTGAGGTATTGGATGTATAGGTCTGGGTCAGAGACAGAAGTGCTGGATTCTAGCCTTTGTTCTACAGTTACCCAGGGAAAGTCTACCCAGTCCTCTAAGAGCCCACTTTCCTATCTGCGAGAGAACATCAACAAGGTGATCCATATGTTCTTCCCAGTTCTTGACAATTTTGAGCTTTTATCGCtttataaaatcaaaactgaattCCTACCAGATAATAGTTTTGACTAGGCTTTGATGTGGACGATAGAACCTGGAAGAAGAGTTACTAGAGCTCTTCATCCACTGAGCTCTCCTCATAACCAGCAAGTGCAGTGTACATTCTCACTGAGCATCAGTATGAGATGGCACTGCATTTCCTCCTTCACAGATAAAGGAAGGCTAAGATTAGTGAGTTTAGTAACTTACCCAAAGCCAAACTGTTAGAAAGTGACAGAGCTTGAACTCAAAATTTGCCCATGATGCAAAAGCCTGCTCTCTTATCTAGCCATCAAACTTCCCCCAAAGCTCATCTGACATTGTCATTTGCTGCAGATGAGCCACCTGTGGATAACTGAAAGCCAGTAACATTTGCTTTCACCCTAAGATAATCTCAACAATATTCTCCTAGTTTAAAGGATGTACAAGGACAGGATGATTTTCTCTTCATAATGTAAAGCCTGAGTATATTTTCAGACAGTACCACATGTGCTGCTTCCCAGCTAGGGTTTTGACTGACCTCCATGAATGCTGAACATAATCTCTTTGTAtgattcaaaagaagagaaaagtttTAGGCAAGAGATAACCCTGTTCTCAGCACCAGGGAAGCATAACTTGCAGAAACCAGACAAAGAGGCAGACAACAATCCAGTGTGCAATGCTGACCATGGCTTTTCCACTCTGAAGTCAGTTCAGCTCTCTGGAATTTAAAAGATCTAAGAGCAAACTCATGCCACTCACCTTTTGCCTTTCTACTGAAATCAGGAAGGGAAGTAAGCCCAAAGAGCCTGGCAGGGAGCCTGGCAAGAGGAgatggcactcaataaatgtaaaaCCCTAACTTCCAATTGAGTTTCCCACGGTGGTGACAGGAGATATAGTGCCAGAGGTGTTGTCATGAGTTCTTTGCTtgattcattttctcctttctcatttttcattttccagctTCTAAGTTCAAAAGTGAAAAGGATTAGAAAATACTTTTCCAAGGCCAAATCTACTCCCGAAAAAGGGACTAAAGCTCCACCTTCTTGATTTAAagttagatattttataattattttctaaaacaaatttattttttagagaagttgtaggttcacagcaaaactgaaCAGAAAGTGCAGAATTTCCCACATGTCCCcttcccctacacacacacaaccttcCCACTATAAGATCCCACACCTAAGTGGAGCGCAATTGTTATGACCAGTGAGTCTACAGTGACACATTGTTAGCAGTCAAGTTCAAGTAGGGTTTACCCTTGTCACTGTACATTCTGTGCActtggaaaaaatgtttaatgacaCGTGTTTACCCTCATTATATCCTACagagtagtttcactgccctaaaattcctctgtgctctgcttattcatcctccctccctgcttaCACCTGGTAAATATTGTTTTATGGGCTCCACAGTTTTTCCTTTtgcagaatgtcatatagttggactCCTACAGTATGGAGCTTTCCAGCCTGGCTGCTTTCACTTAGTGATGTGCATTTAAGGGTTCTCTGTGTTTTTTCATGTCtcaataattcatttctttttagccttaaataatatttcattgtttgaattaCCACAGTTtgtccattcacctactgaagggcatcttgttTGCTTTCAAGTTTTGGCAACTATGAATAATGCATAGACATCCGtgtatggtttttttttaatagaagtgTTTTCAGCTAACTTGGGTAAATAACAAAGAGCATGTTTGCTAAATCATATTGTAAAACTATGTTTAGTTTTATGAGAAAATTCAAGACTGTCTTTCAAAGTGATGTACTGTTTTACATGCCCATCAGCGATGAATTAGAATTTCTGttgttccacatcctcaccagcatttactattgtaagtgttttggattttggccaTTGTAATGGGTACATAGTAGTCatcttattattttcaattttgaatcaCAAGTGTACTTTTATATTTGTAGTTTTACATTTGTTAGTTAACATTTTGTTTCCTCCAAGATTTTGAGTTCAATGAGAACAGGGGATTCCTCTGCTTTTgcccataattttataatttatgtccACACAGTGCATTGGACATAGCAGCCTTGATATATTTGAATAAGTGAGTGGAGTGCCTTATCAGTTCCTTTTGAGTATGAAATTTTGCACAAGAATCCAAGGATATAAGAGATGATGGAGCAGAGTCCAACCTGCTTAGATCATTAGCTGAGACACTAGTTCACTCTAGAGTGTCAGAACTCAGTCATTTTCACAGCCATCCTCAGAGGTATCTGGCCATCTGATACAGCTCTGTATCTTTCTTTCTGCATCATATGAGTAAACCAGACTTCTTTCTCAAGCAATTCTTCAGAGCTTCATGGATGTCTCTGtttctcaggctgtagatgatgGGGTTGGACATGGGTGTCAGGATGGTATAAAGCAGAGAGAACCCTTTGCGCAAGAGTTGGGAAGAGCTGGTTGAGGGCACAAGGTAAGTGGCAATCAGTGTTCCATAAAACACCGTGACCACAATGATGTGGGaagagcaggtggagaaggcctttcTCCGGCCTGAACCTGATGGGATTCTTAGGATAGAAGCAAGTATGCAGGAGTAGGAAGCTGTGATGAGGAGAAAAGGGACCAGAGTCACTGCAGAAGAGGTAGCAAAGGCAATGGTCTCAGTCAGTGAGGTGTCCATGCAGGAAAGATGGACCAGTGGGGTAAAGTCACAAAAGAAGTGATCAATCTCATTAGGTCCACAGAATGTTAGTCTACACAGCAGGACCATGGTGACTgatgtgaggaggaagcagcAGATCCAAGAACCAGCAGCCAACCTGATGCAGAGGGGGCCAGTCATGAGGACAGTGTAGCGGAGAGGTTGGCAGATGGCCAGGTAGCGGTCATAGGACATCACAGCAAGCAAAAGGCACTCTGTAGCAGCCAAGGATCCAAAGAAGTAGAACTGTGCCAGACATCCAGCCACAGAGATAGTCTTCTGTTCAAATATGATAATCAGCAACATCTTAGGGACAATGTTGGAGGTGTACCAGATCTCCAGAAAGGACAAATTCaccaggaagaagtacatgggggtgtggaggggaTGGTTGAACAAAACGAGGAGGACAATGAGGATGTTTCCAGAAATAGTTAAGATGTAGAAAACTAAAAACATCACAAAGAGGGAAATATTTAGGTGCAGGATGGAAGAGAATCCTCGAAGCACAAATTCCACTATCACTGTTTGGTTTTCCCAAGGCGGGATTACCATACCTCTGCTTCCCTAGAAGCAGAATACCCAGCGATGAAACATACAAAATGTAGAAGGTTCTAGCTTACCTAGAGAACATGGACAAGAAATGTTTTTTGTTCCTCACCCAGGTTTTTATTCAAGTGAAGAGAGATCATCTTTTTGTTTCCAGACCTAAAATGGGAAATGAAAGTATCTGCAATAAGAACCTGGGACTTCAGtgccctcctcttctcctctctgtgtcttcattttGTCAGAAGCAATGTCAGTCTTTGGGGAAGGCagaaacagaggaagagaaagaggactgcaaaggggagggagaacaaagaaaaggagggagaatcACCCACTGGTTCTTCCTGAGTGTACTGTCATGGTCCAAGGAGttccagaaaggaaggaagagttaAATGGGAAGTGAgacagaaaagaagaggaggagcacatCTGTAGGGTTTGCAAACTCTCAGAGAGGATCTAGAGAGCCAAGGACCCAAGGCACTGTTGACCTTCAGGGAAATTAGTTGTTGTcgaatcaattttattttctctctttttcaacCACTTAATGAATTGGGAGTTAATTTTCTTACTTCTGTCCTGGTCTCCATGGTACTATCAAAAGAAAATCCTGCTAGTATGGGGTTTGAGATTCTCTGATGCTAAGGTCAATGCACATAGAGGTGTAACCCAGGGcaggaatgttttctctcatcttttatttgcttattttttgtggtactggagattgaacccaggggcactctaccaattAGTTACATCAGCagctgagacaggatcttgctacgttgcccaggctggctttgaacttgtgatcctcctgcctcagcctccctagtgtctgggattacaggtgtgcaccagcaagCCTGGCACTCACAGTTTTAAATAGACAAAATCAGACTCATTAAAAAGActttaatctaaagttcctccattcttctatgagggaggggggtataaaaatggtggaatgagatagacatcattaccctatgtacacatatgattacatgaatggtatgaatctacatcgtgcacaaccatagaaatgaaaagatgtaccccatttgtgtacaatgaatcaaaattcagtctgtaaaaaatttttaaaaatttaaaaagactttaagCCTGCAGCAAATGGGAAATAAAGATTCAGAATCAGGTGGCCTAAAGCAGTACGTACAATCAACCACGAGTATAAGATAGCCTTGGGttcttttaaatgagttaaagaatCCCAGGTCTCCTCTTCAGTTCCATCTTGGTGAAAGTTCAGGGAAAATATGAGAATTTGCCTCCAAAATACTATGGAAGTCACAGATAGGATCTGAGGCTTATTCCAGTTTATTATTCTTCAACCCCTAGGACTATACTGGCACCTCCTTACGGAGGAACTAAAAGGCTCAGAGAAGTAAGAtgagaagagaaaacctacataCAAGCACAAAAAACCAGGTATGAGTGTAACAGAGGTATTTACCATGAGTAGAAAGAGAGCCCTAAAACAAAGCTAGGGATTCTGCTTTATGGGTCAAACTTTGACCCATTAGTTTAACTTCTTTGACACACAGTTTGGCATTCGTAAAATGGGATGCAGGGTTGATTATAAACTTAAAATGTGCCTAACATGTGCAAAAATCATATAAATGAACAGTTTGGGCTGTCACTGAGTACTCAGGGCTACAGAGTACTCAGTGTACTCAGGAGATACCAGAGTACTCAGGAGATACCAATCTCCTTTGCAATATCCTTTGCCCATGTAATTGTGTGAGTAATGAAGCTGTCCCTGCCACCGTTTATCACACTGACAGCATTTTTACAATACActaattccattttaaaactgaTCCAGGCcgggcacagaggcacatgcctgtaatcccagaggctctgtaggctgagggaggaggatgcgagttcaaagtcagcctcagaaatttagcaaggctctaagcaacttaacaagaacttgtctctaaataaaatataaaaagaactggggatatggcacTGATCCTAGGGACCAGGCTATGGAGTACTAGTTCCAACTTTCCAGGTGCCCAAAGGATGCCCAGCAACGGTGATTCCAACCCTGACTCCTTGAGAGGCACATGGAAAAGGCACAAAGGGAGGACTTCTCTCCACTCCCTGTGAAGCACAAATAATGACCAGAGAACTCAGAGAAAGAGCTCCAGTTATGACGGAACACTTCCAGCTGACtgaatgctgctgctgctgctgttaaTAAGGATGCCATGACTACCCCAAGTACTCTTCTAAGTTCTAAAAACACGGGACTCATATAATCATTATGTGGTGAGTACGCTTGTAATGCTCACTTTACAGATGCAGGTACACTTTATATGGAGGCACAGAGACCTTAAATGATCATCAGCTAGAAAATAACAGAGATGAGATTTAGACTTACTCTGGATCTCATGCAACTAACCACTAACATTGCGTCTCCTGGGACCTGGCTGCAAAGACTAGTTTGCCTCATCTCACAGAGGTAGGAAGAGAAAATTTCATCCCAATCTGCTACTTTTATATTCTTCAcgatctttttcttttcatttttatttatttatttatttatttatttatttatttattatgtattggggtgttttaccactggcTCACAtcctatcctttttatttctttttattctagcttttgaaacagggtcttgctaagttgctgagggtctcagttgctgagcctggcctagaacttgcaatccttctgcctcagcctcccaaatgctaggattacaggcatgtaacacCATGTCCAGCTTTCTTCCTAAGAGTCTTTAAAATCAAGTTAATCTATCACATTAAACATTGTAAGAACTCTTTTGGAGAATGCGCAGGGAATTGGCTCTTCCTCTCCGCCAGGCAATTTCTTGCTCCTGCAGGTCTTCTTCACCCTTTGGATGCAGCACAGGGAGCCACTATGGAGAAAGGAAAGTCAGGTGCAAAGTGGGAGAGACCTGACCAGAAAGACACAGCACAGTTTTCAAAACTAAACAGGCTGGATTCAAATCCCTACTCAACCACAAAGATGTCTGGGCAAGAGCAAGCGTGACAACCTTTAAGGGAAGAGATATCTGTTCTCTCCAGGTCTAGGTAGACATGGCTCTTAAGAGCAACAGAAAGGTCTGTAATACTGACCTCCCTACCCCAACAAACAACCACTATCTTTTCCCTTATCTCTTTAGGAGAAGTGAGGAAATTATAAAAGGATATTGTTCAAAAAGCTAGAGGGTGGTTTCTGATAATGTGGTCCTACGTTAACTGTGTTCACATTCACTGCTTGACTCTAGATCTGCAAGTCCAGCAAATTATACAATATGTCTGCAAATCATGCTGACACAGGATAGAGATCAGAGAAAGTGCTCAGTATGTGGTCCTGCTTTTCCCTCCtttattcttctcattttcttctccctctcctctcttcttcatctctttctctttcactccttccttccctcccagttTTGCCCAGTACAGTTAGTACTATTTGGAGAAGGCAGCTGCTCCCCTTCACTGGAGATGTTCAACAAGAACAGCTTGTGAAGATAATTAGAAGAGACCCATGGAAGCACTggagaattatttggattgatggtatttaatattctttccaaacctgaattttgaatttttttttcccaattggGAAGCATGTCCTTCCTCCAGGATTCACATAGAAAGCAAGTTTGTAGGAAAGAGAAGGAGCTGATCACAAAGCAAGGTAAAAGCACAAATACTCAGTAAATTATCACAGATTTGTTGCTTCCACCATCACCAACAACAAATCAAAAGAGGTTGTGAGGTGACATGGGAGCCATCTGAATGGGATTCATTCTCTGAGCTGAATTAAAGctcaaagaacaaccaatcaaCTCAACCACCATCCAGATCTTGAGGACAGTTGCTGGTCAACTTGGAGGAACAATTggttaaacaaataaacaagtatTTTGATTCTGCCACTGAACTGGCAATTAATTTAGTACTTTAGGGCATTGTACCCCACCCTCGTCTTGCAAGAGACAGActcaaaacaggaaaaacagaagTGAATACCAGCAGAATAGATTAGTTTTGCCTACCGGTGCCTTGGAGGGATCCACTCCTATTTTGGGGAACTCAGTCACAAAGGCTACAGCACAGCTACCTCCCCTGGATTCACAGAACTGGGCTAGACATGTGGAACCTTGCTTTCATGCAAAAATACACCTACCTGTAAACTTGACCAAAATGAAGTAAGGTTTGCCTCTTTCTGTGAACCTCGGAGGCCATTTCTCAATCTATGTAAACCCAAGTCCCTCTGTGGGCAAGGCCACCACCTCCCCTGATACTGGTGCTCATGGGCATTTCCCAAATGATTCTGATGGGGAATTGCTGTTTATCTTGCAAATTATATGAAACCAAGGTAATTTCACCTTAGAGGaatctcttttttctcttgctctctgttAAGCTTCTACTTCGAGGATGATATGACCTTGATGaggaattttaattgaaaatgcaTGATTATGTTATGGGGTTTTATATGTGTCTGTATGCGTGTTattagggattaaaccctggatgctctcccactgagttatACGCACagacctttttattgtttattttgagacagggtctcacccatgctggtcttgaacatgccagcctcagccttctgcctcagcccccagagtagctggaattacaagtgtgcatccCTGCGCCCAGAATGATAATGTTATGTTTTAGTGGAATGGATTAAATCCATATTTTGAAGGAAGTATTCAAATTGTTTCTGTCTTCTGGAAGAAAAATCACTGTGAATTTCCTTACTATGATAGGTTTGGTAGGAAACTGAAACAAGTATCTATAATAGTAAATGTTTATCAAAGCCTTCAATTAGGATTCTAAATACCTTGTGTCTTCCTGTATTCTCACAGTTTAAAAATAGTTACAGGCTAATCCCTTCTAGGAAGTTTGTGAGTAAGAACTTCATATAACTAATTCAAGTTTTTTATTTACTAACGATCTCTAACACATAAGACAGACATTTGTTCAAAGTAAGGCATAAGTTCTCCATAAAGTGCAACAGATGTAACGATGATAAAATAATCAACCAGTTGAACCTACCTCACTTGTTCTTTAGAACTGAAGTATTTTTCTATCACATAGTACCCATCCTTCATGCAATCTTGTCCTTATGATATTCATTTATGAAATAACCATCCATACCAGACATTGTGCTAAGCCTGACTCTACAACCTTCACAGCCTTTAGGCATATTGCCcatttgacaaataaaaaatccaGACTCTGATATGAAGTAACTTATTCAGTTGCCCAGGCAGAAGAATGTGAGGGAGCTGAGATTGACTGAAAACCCCAGGAGGATAGAACATGTCTGTTTAGTCACTTCTCTGTACTCACTTTCAAACTCAGTGCCCGGCGCTAAGCTCAATTACAGGAATGAACAAATACGTGAACAAATGTGTAACTTCAAATCAGTgtgtgaatcccaccattgtgaaCATCCACAAGAATAGGGTCCTAATTCTGCACTTGtaaaat
This genomic interval carries:
- the LOC124977839 gene encoding olfactory receptor 11A1-like, which translates into the protein MVIPPWENQTVIVEFVLRGFSSILHLNISLFVMFLVFYILTISGNILIVLLVLFNHPLHTPMYFFLVNLSFLEIWYTSNIVPKMLLIIIFEQKTISVAGCLAQFYFFGSLAATECLLLAVMSYDRYLAICQPLRYTVLMTGPLCIRLAAGSWICCFLLTSVTMVLLCRLTFCGPNEIDHFFCDFTPLVHLSCMDTSLTETIAFATSSAVTLVPFLLITASYSCILASILRIPSGSGRRKAFSTCSSHIIVVTVFYGTLIATYLVPSTSSSQLLRKGFSLLYTILTPMSNPIIYSLRNRDIHEALKNCLRKKSGLLI